One genomic window of Gossypium hirsutum isolate 1008001.06 chromosome D11, Gossypium_hirsutum_v2.1, whole genome shotgun sequence includes the following:
- the LOC107912877 gene encoding UTP--glucose-1-phosphate uridylyltransferase (The RefSeq protein has 1 substitution compared to this genomic sequence), with protein MEKLEHLKSAVAALSEISENEKNGFINLVSRYLSGEAQHIEWSKIQTPTDEVVVPYDTLSPSPDDPAETKKLLDKLVVLKLNGGLGTTMGCTGPKSVIEVRNGLTFLDLIVIQIENLNSKYGCNVPLVLMNSFNTHDDTLKIVDKYSNSNIEIHTFNQSQYPRLVVEDFAPLPSKGQHGKDGWYPPGHGDVFPSLMNSGKLDAFLSQGKEYVFVANSDNLGAIVDLKILNHLVQNKNEYCMEVTPKTLADVKGGTLISYEGKVQLLEIAQVPDEHVNEFKSIEKFKIFNTNNLWVNLNAIKRLVEADELKMEIIPNPKEVNGIKVLQLETAAGAAIRFFDHAIGINVPRSRFLPVKATSDLLLVQSDLYTLVDGFVIRNKDRANPTNPSIELGPEFKKVGNFLSRFKSIPSIIGLDSLKVTGDVWFGAGIVLKGKVSIAAKPGVKLEIPDGAVIENKEINGPEDI; from the exons ATGGAAAAGCTGGAACACCTCAAATCTGCCGTCGCTGCTCTTTCTGAAATCAG TGAAAATGAGAAAAACGGATTCATCAACCTTGTCTCCCGCTATCTCAG TGGAGAAGCTCAGCACATAGAGTGGAGTAAGATCCAGACTCCAACTGATGAAGTGGTTGTTCCTTATGACACCTTGTCTCCCTCTCCTGATG ATCCTGCTGAAACCAAGAAGCTCTTGGACAAACTTGTTGTCTTAAAGCTTAATGGAGGTCTCGGAACCACTATGGGATGTACTGGTCCCAA atcCGTCATTGAAGTTCGCAATGGCTTGACTTTTCTTGACCTAATTGTTATTCAGATCGAG AATCTTAATTCTAAATACGGATGTAATGTTCCGTTGGTTCTGATGAACTCATTCAACACCCATGATGACACATTGAAG ATTGTCGACAAgtactcaaattcaaacattgAGATTCATACTTTTAATCAG AGCCAATATCCTCGTCTGGTTGTTGAAGATTTTGCTCCATTACCAAGCAAAGGCCAGCATGGCAAGGATGGATG GTACCCTCCTGGTCATGGTGATGTGTTCCCATCTCTAATGAACAGTGGCAAGCTTGATGCTTTCTTATCACAG GGCAAGGAGTATGTCTTCGTTGCAAATTCAGACAATTTGGGTGCTATTGTTGACTTGA AAATCTTAAACCATTTGGTCCAAAACAAGAATGAATATTGTATGGAG GTTACACCCAAAACCCTAGCTGATGTCAAGGGTGGTACTCTTATTTCTTATGAAGGAAAAGTTCAG CTCCTTGAAATTGCTCAAGTCCCTGATGAACAT GTCAATGAGTTCAAGTCtatagaaaagtttaaaattttcaatacaaaCAATTT GTGGGTCAACCTGAATGCTATCAAGAGGCTTGTGGAAGCTGATGAACTCAAGATGGAGATCATTCCAAACCCAAAG GAGGTCAATGGAATCAAGGTTCTTCAACTGGAAACTGCAGCTGGTGCAGCAATTAGG TTCTTTGATCATGCTATTGGTATCAACGTACCTCGATCGCGATTCCTTCCAGTGAAGGCAACTtcagatttgcttcttgttcag TCTGACCTTTACACCTTAGTTGATGGATTTGTTATCCGGAATAAAGATAGAGCGAATCCTACAAACCCATCCATAGAATTGGGGCCTGAATTCAAGAAG GTTGGTAACTTCTTAAGTCGATTCAAGTCAATCCCGAGCATCATTGAGCTTGATAGCCTTAAGGTGACTGGTGATGTTTGGTTTGGTGCTGGCATTGTGCTCAAg GGGAAAGTGAGTATCGCTGCAAAACCCGGGGTGAAGTTGGAGATTCCCGATGGAGCTGTAATTGAGAACAAG GAAATTAATGGCCCCGAAGACATCTGA
- the LOC107912877 gene encoding UTP--glucose-1-phosphate uridylyltransferase isoform X1, translated as MEKLEHLKSAVAALSEISENEKNGFINLVSRYLSGEAQHIEWSKIQTPTDEVVVPYDTLSPSPDDPAETKKLLDKLVVLKLNGGLGTTMGCTGPKSVIEVRNGLTFLDLIVIQIENLNSKYGCNVPLVLMNSFNTHDDTLKIVDKYSNSNIEIHTFNQSQYPRLVVEDFAPLPSKGQHGKDGWYPPGHGDVFPSLMNSGKLDAFLSQGKEYVFVANSDNLGAIVDLKILNHLVQNKNEYCMEVTPKTLADVKGGTLISYEGKVQLLEIAQVPDEHVNEFKSIEKFKIFNTNNLWVNLNAIKRLVEADELKMEIIPNPKEVNGIKVLQLETAAGAAIRFFDHAIGINVPRSRFLPVKATSDLLLVQSDLYTLVDGFVIRNKDRANPTNPSIELGPEFKKVGNFLSRFKSIPSIIELDSLKVTGDVWFGAGIVLKGKVSIAAKPGVKLEIPDGAVIENKEINGPEDI; from the exons ATGGAAAAGCTGGAACACCTCAAATCTGCCGTCGCTGCTCTTTCTGAAATCAG TGAAAATGAGAAAAACGGATTCATCAACCTTGTCTCCCGCTATCTCAG TGGAGAAGCTCAGCACATAGAGTGGAGTAAGATCCAGACTCCAACTGATGAAGTGGTTGTTCCTTATGACACCTTGTCTCCCTCTCCTGATG ATCCTGCTGAAACCAAGAAGCTCTTGGACAAACTTGTTGTCTTAAAGCTTAATGGAGGTCTCGGAACCACTATGGGATGTACTGGTCCCAA atcCGTCATTGAAGTTCGCAATGGCTTGACTTTTCTTGACCTAATTGTTATTCAGATCGAG AATCTTAATTCTAAATACGGATGTAATGTTCCGTTGGTTCTGATGAACTCATTCAACACCCATGATGACACATTGAAG ATTGTCGACAAgtactcaaattcaaacattgAGATTCATACTTTTAATCAG AGCCAATATCCTCGTCTGGTTGTTGAAGATTTTGCTCCATTACCAAGCAAAGGCCAGCATGGCAAGGATGGATG GTACCCTCCTGGTCATGGTGATGTGTTCCCATCTCTAATGAACAGTGGCAAGCTTGATGCTTTCTTATCACAG GGCAAGGAGTATGTCTTCGTTGCAAATTCAGACAATTTGGGTGCTATTGTTGACTTGA AAATCTTAAACCATTTGGTCCAAAACAAGAATGAATATTGTATGGAG GTTACACCCAAAACCCTAGCTGATGTCAAGGGTGGTACTCTTATTTCTTATGAAGGAAAAGTTCAG CTCCTTGAAATTGCTCAAGTCCCTGATGAACAT GTCAATGAGTTCAAGTCtatagaaaagtttaaaattttcaatacaaaCAATTT GTGGGTCAACCTGAATGCTATCAAGAGGCTTGTGGAAGCTGATGAACTCAAGATGGAGATCATTCCAAACCCAAAG GAGGTCAATGGAATCAAGGTTCTTCAACTGGAAACTGCAGCTGGTGCAGCAATTAGG TTCTTTGATCATGCTATTGGTATCAACGTACCTCGATCGCGATTCCTTCCAGTGAAGGCAACTtcagatttgcttcttgttcag TCTGACCTTTACACCTTAGTTGATGGATTTGTTATCCGGAATAAAGATAGAGCGAATCCTACAAACCCATCCATAGAATTGGGGCCTGAATTCAAGAAG GTTGGTAACTTCTTAAGTCGATTCAAGTCAATCCCGAGCATCATTGAGCTTGATAGCCTTAAGGTGACTGGTGATGTTTGGTTTGGTGCTGGCATTGTGCTCAAg GGGAAAGTGAGTATCGCTGCAAAACCCGGGGTGAAGTTGGAGATTCCCGATGGAGCTGTAATTGAGAACAAG GAAATTAATGGCCCCGAAGACATCTGA